CTCCAGTGGCGCATATTTCTCCGGCCAGGCGATGGCGTCGAGGAAGCGCCGCGTCGCGGCCTTGTCCACCCGGAAGCCCATGAACAGCAGCGGCGTGCGCACCGCCTCGGACAGCGCGGTGGCCTCGCTCTCCAGCGACATCTTCACCGCCTGCTCGAGATCCGGATTGGCCCGCAGCACCCGGTCCATGCGCGACCAGGAGGCGGTGCCGGCGCCCCGCAGCATCTTGCCGTCATCGTAGCGGATCAGCTTCACCAGCGCCGATTGCAGCGCATGCGCATGCGGGATGCCGCGCGCCTCCAGCACGCCCGCGAAGGAGCGGCGGCGCTGCTGGTCGATCGTGTGCAGCACGTCATCGGGGATGTTCTGCGCCATCACCGTCAGGAAGGGCAGCCCCGCCTTGACGCAGGCGCGCAGCCGCTGCACCCCGTCCAGCAGCACGCCGCCGCGCGACAGGATCACCGGCATGCCGTTGAGGATCCAGCGCCCCTCCCGCATCGCCTCGGCATAGGCATTGATCGCCGCCGCATTGTCGCCGGCGCCCGGCCGCTTGCGCGCCAGCAGCGCCGTGGCGCCCTCGGGCGTCACCAGCTCGATCGAGAAGCGCGGCCCGTCCGCCGCCTGGCCCTGCAGCTGGACGATGCGCCCGGCCTGCGCCGCGGCCTTGCCCCGCGCCGCGCGCGGCGCCTTGGGCTGCGTCTCTCCGGCCGCGCCCTCCGCGATTCTGCCCTCCGCCATTCTGGGGGTCTTGCGTGCTGCTCCACTGACCCGCGCCATGCGCTGCTTGCTCCCGCTGGAAACGCCGCCCCCATCGGGAGGGGGGCCTGCGCCGCGTTTAGACTTTTTTCGCTCTTTGATCCATACGCAAAAATGCGTCATGGCAATTTTTCGTAAATTGTTTTTCGCAGGAGGCCGGGCCACCCCGGCCCAGCGCTGTGAGGCCTGGCCCGGTTAGGCTTTGGCTTACCATGTTCTCGATCACCGATGTGGTGGGGCGGAAGCGCCGGTGCTAAAAATCCCTGTCCCCGGGACGGCGCGGCCGCGGCCCCGCCGGCGCCGCGCCGGACCAGCGGGCAGGTGCCGCCCTTCCGGCCGCGCCGGGCCCCGCCAGGCGTGCCTGATCCAAGCTGCCAGGAAGGAGAACCTCTCCCATGACCGGATCCGCCCCCTTCTTCGTCAACCACAGCATCCGCCTCAGCCGCGCCGAGGTGCTGGAGGCGCTGCGCGCCGCCGCGCTGCACCGCGCGCGCGAAACGCTGCGCCTGGTCGAGCCCACGCCGCGCGGGGTGGAGATGGAGACCCGCCTGCTCTCCGGCGCCATGGTCGAGATCGACGGCGCCGCGGTGATGATCGAGGGCCGTCTGCCCGAGGATCTGGCCGCGCTGCTGCGCGCCCAATCCGGCATCCAGGCCGGCATCCAGACGGGCCTCCAGCCCGGCAGCACGGCCGGCCTCGGCCCGCTGGCGCCCATCGCCGCGCCGCCCGCCCCGGCCAATGCCACCCCCGGCAAGACGGATGCCCCGGCCGAACCCCTCGTCCTCGCCTGAGCCGGCGCGGCCGCGCGCCGCCCGCCCGGGGCAGGACGCGGCCCGGGCGGCGCTCGGCGCCGCCTGTGGGGCGGCCCGGCCCCGGCCTGGCCCGCGCTGCTGTGCTCCTGCCGCCTGCTGCATGGTTGTGCGAAATACCATGAAAAGCGCCGCTCCGCGACGGTGTCGCGGGGCTCGGCCGCGCTTTTGCCGGTCCGGCGCGCCTGCAGGCTTGCAGGACGTCGCCGGGCCGGCTTCTCTGTTCACGGAGTCGTGATCGTGCCGAGGCTCGAGGAGAAGGCGATGACCGCGCGGGTGCGTCCCGGACAGGATGGGCAGTGGCAGGTGGTGGTCGGCCAGGGGCCGATGGCCTTCCGGCGCGAGCATTTCCACGACCGCGCCGCGGCCGAGGCCTGGGCCAGCATGGCCGCGCTCTCCGCCCGGCTCTGCCTGGTGCGCATCGGCAGCAAGCGCTTCCTCGGCACCGCGGCCGAGGCGCTGCGCCGCTGGGCGATCGACCAGGGCACCCTGCCGCGCAGCGAGGGCGGCACCCAGCTGGCGCCGCTGCAGCGCCTGGGCCCGCTGATGGCCGATCCGGATTGCGCCCTGCCGCTGGCGGCGCTGCTGCCGGCCGATCTGGCCGCGCTGCGCGCCCGCCGCCTGGCGGCGCTGGGCTGCCCCGACACCGCCCTGGTGGAGCAGGCGGCGCTGGCCGCGGCGCTGGAGCAGTTCCGCGACTTCCACCTGCCGGCGCTGGAGGATCCCTTCGCCGAGGTGGCGCCCGACGGGCTCTGCGTGCTGGACGAGGCCGCCTGCGCCCAGCTGCTCTCCCAGGCCGGCCGCGTCGGCACGGCGCTCGAGCGCATGGTCGGGCTGATGCTGACCACCGCCACGCCGCTGCCCGCCCTGCTGCGCTGGAGCAGCGCCCAGGCCGACCGCGCCGCCGGGCTGCTGCACCGCCCCGACGGCCCGCCCGTGCCGGCCCCGGCCGAGCTGCTGCCGCCCCCCGGCACCGCCCCCACCACGCCGCTGCTGCCGGGCCTCGACCGCGCCGCCGCCGAGCGCGGCCTGGCCGCCCTCGGCGCCGCGCTGGGCCGGCCGGGCCTGGCGCCGGAGGCGCTGCGCCTGACCGCCCTGACCCAGGCGCTGAACCAGGGCGGCCATCTGGACGAGGCGCTGCGCCTGGCCGGGGCGCGCGCCGCGCTGGTCGGCTGAGCCGGCCGCGCGCCGGCTTTTGCGAAAATGTTTGCGTCCGCTGTGCGAAAAACCTAGAAAGGGCTGCGGAGCGGCGCCC
This region of Pseudoroseomonas cervicalis genomic DNA includes:
- a CDS encoding ParB/RepB/Spo0J family partition protein, producing MAEGRIAEGAAGETQPKAPRAARGKAAAQAGRIVQLQGQAADGPRFSIELVTPEGATALLARKRPGAGDNAAAINAYAEAMREGRWILNGMPVILSRGGVLLDGVQRLRACVKAGLPFLTVMAQNIPDDVLHTIDQQRRRSFAGVLEARGIPHAHALQSALVKLIRYDDGKMLRGAGTASWSRMDRVLRANPDLEQAVKMSLESEATALSEAVRTPLLFMGFRVDKAATRRFLDAIAWPEKYAPLEPGGRGSAT
- a CDS encoding methionyl-tRNA synthetase, translated to MTGSAPFFVNHSIRLSRAEVLEALRAAALHRARETLRLVEPTPRGVEMETRLLSGAMVEIDGAAVMIEGRLPEDLAALLRAQSGIQAGIQTGLQPGSTAGLGPLAPIAAPPAPANATPGKTDAPAEPLVLA